The Flavobacteriales bacterium genome has a window encoding:
- a CDS encoding gliding motility-associated C-terminal domain-containing protein, whose protein sequence is MKNKFILFLFLVLFVNYYYTQGGNCLGAEPFCSDQSYTFPASTNTTAQNGPDYSCLSTQPNPAWYYLQIGTAGNIDITLTNSQNEDIDFTCWGPFSSPTAPCVAQLTYDDGNPGLFQDPCGDGGGLFSPVSNYPCGNTVDCSYDPQAVEVVNIPNAQVGDYYILMITNYSGNATDITAQQTGGNGSTDCSIVDPCNISAITTNVSSCDPNTNQYSVNGTISFTDPPASGQLIVEDCSGNQLTYNAPFGTSQNYNFTNLNSTGANCSINAYFTDDLTCTLTQNYNAPAGCMCNADVGTFNISINGSSTNNYVLCDGDQITIQSNNDFTNPLNAGIINGATYDPNLGFAIYFCPPTPNTAPINDPCFSGFFTGTLANFIETNNGGTSPLLNTLAANGVTLTNNTIYLAPITLYNGTTQTYDVACFDIGTAIEITYLQPITTSYTETCNSNSSLVQINGGYPAFDGSNFSISNIQPANISLSSTTPTHNDNITVTGINPGDNYTFDITDNNGCSFPFNGGPFGGISVQLLDTTICNGGSATLIPIVNGGTAPLTYSWDNGTTTNSIVVAPTAPETHCLTILDNAGCSSGAQCVTVNIHPDLNLTVANDTTICLGDQAVINANASGGLGTPYIYTWDNGLGNNSSHTVSPASTTTYNVMIADGCETPVQSDNITVTVLQPPVYTFAADNTGGCPPLPVNFTANDVPNGYQYNWNFGDGGTSTDATNTAHLFGIPGCWDIALQITSPEGCVDSLVLPSYICIDQPPLIDFGYTPVQPTTFAPNVEFLNYTTGATTHEWQIIEASDTTTYLTEALSHQFPSEQGGTYNVCLISTNTNGCSDTLCKTIIVLEDLLMYVPNSFTPDGDGLNDVFIPHISGEKENSYHLKIFNRWGNLIFESSDKNNGWDGTINSEYVKNDTYIWKIEVTDNIKNEEHQYIGYVSLIK, encoded by the coding sequence ATGAAAAATAAGTTTATACTATTCCTCTTTCTTGTTCTTTTTGTCAATTATTATTACACTCAAGGAGGTAACTGTTTAGGAGCTGAACCGTTTTGCTCAGACCAATCCTATACTTTTCCGGCTTCAACTAATACTACCGCTCAAAATGGACCTGATTATAGTTGTTTAAGTACTCAACCTAATCCAGCTTGGTATTATTTACAAATAGGAACAGCAGGAAATATAGATATTACTTTGACCAACTCTCAGAATGAAGATATTGACTTTACCTGCTGGGGGCCTTTCAGTTCTCCTACTGCCCCATGTGTTGCTCAATTAACCTATGATGATGGAAATCCAGGACTTTTCCAAGATCCTTGTGGTGATGGAGGTGGTTTATTTTCCCCTGTTTCCAATTATCCATGTGGTAATACTGTTGATTGTAGTTATGATCCACAAGCAGTTGAAGTTGTTAATATTCCTAATGCTCAGGTTGGCGATTATTATATTTTAATGATTACCAATTACTCTGGAAATGCTACAGATATTACAGCTCAACAAACTGGAGGAAATGGTTCTACAGATTGTAGTATTGTTGACCCCTGTAATATTAGTGCGATTACTACCAATGTTTCATCTTGTGATCCTAATACTAATCAATATTCAGTAAATGGCACAATCTCTTTTACGGATCCACCTGCTAGTGGACAACTAATTGTAGAAGATTGCTCAGGAAATCAATTAACCTATAATGCTCCCTTTGGTACTTCTCAAAATTATAATTTTACCAATTTAAATTCTACTGGAGCGAACTGCTCGATTAACGCTTATTTTACTGATGACCTTACCTGCACTCTAACACAGAACTATAATGCTCCAGCAGGTTGTATGTGTAATGCTGATGTAGGAACCTTTAATATTTCTATTAATGGTAGTAGTACTAATAATTATGTTTTATGCGACGGTGATCAAATAACTATTCAATCGAATAATGATTTTACCAACCCATTAAATGCTGGAATTATCAATGGAGCAACTTATGATCCTAACCTAGGTTTTGCTATCTATTTTTGCCCACCGACTCCTAACACTGCTCCTATTAATGACCCTTGTTTTTCTGGTTTTTTCACAGGAACTCTAGCTAACTTTATCGAAACCAATAATGGAGGAACTTCACCTTTATTGAATACTTTGGCTGCCAATGGTGTTACCTTAACCAATAACACTATCTATTTAGCGCCAATCACCTTATATAACGGTACTACACAAACCTATGATGTTGCTTGTTTTGACATTGGAACTGCTATTGAAATTACTTATTTACAACCTATTACCACTTCTTACACGGAAACATGTAATAGCAACTCTTCACTAGTACAAATCAATGGAGGATACCCTGCATTTGATGGTTCTAATTTTTCAATATCTAACATACAGCCAGCCAATATTAGCCTTTCTTCAACTACACCTACTCACAATGACAATATAACTGTTACTGGTATTAACCCTGGAGATAATTATACTTTTGACATTACAGATAATAATGGCTGTTCTTTCCCTTTTAATGGAGGGCCTTTTGGTGGTATTTCTGTACAATTACTTGATACAACAATTTGTAATGGAGGCTCTGCTACTCTAATTCCAATTGTTAATGGAGGAACCGCTCCGTTAACTTACAGTTGGGATAATGGAACTACAACTAATAGTATTGTTGTTGCTCCTACTGCACCTGAAACACATTGTCTAACAATACTTGATAATGCTGGCTGTTCATCGGGCGCACAATGTGTCACAGTCAATATTCATCCTGATTTAAATCTAACAGTAGCTAACGATACGACCATTTGTCTTGGAGATCAAGCAGTAATCAATGCGAATGCTTCTGGAGGGCTTGGAACACCTTATATTTACACTTGGGATAATGGACTAGGCAATAATTCCTCTCACACTGTATCTCCAGCATCAACCACAACCTATAATGTAATGATAGCTGATGGATGTGAAACTCCTGTACAAAGTGATAATATTACTGTAACAGTACTTCAACCACCTGTATATACTTTTGCAGCTGACAATACAGGAGGATGCCCTCCTTTACCAGTTAATTTTACAGCAAATGATGTTCCTAATGGTTATCAATACAATTGGAATTTTGGGGATGGAGGAACGTCTACAGATGCCACCAATACCGCTCATTTATTTGGGATTCCTGGATGTTGGGATATTGCACTTCAAATTACATCTCCTGAGGGATGTGTAGATAGTCTGGTTTTACCAAGCTATATTTGTATAGACCAGCCACCACTTATTGATTTTGGGTACACCCCCGTACAGCCTACAACTTTTGCTCCTAATGTCGAATTCTTAAACTACACTACTGGTGCTACTACACATGAATGGCAGATAATAGAAGCTTCAGATACGACAACTTATTTAACAGAAGCCTTATCTCATCAATTCCCTTCTGAACAAGGTGGTACTTACAATGTTTGCCTTATTAGTACCAATACGAATGGATGTTCTGATACACTGTGTAAAACAATCATTGTACTCGAAGATTTATTGATGTATGTACCGAACTCATTTACCCCTGACGGAGATGGACTTAATGATGTTTTCATTCCACATATTTCTGGCGAAAAAGAAAACAGCTATCATTTAAAAATCTTTAATCGTTGGGGAAATCTTATCTTTGAAAGTTCTGATAAAAATAATGGTTGGGATGGAACAATTAATAGTGAATATGTAAAGAATGATACTTATATCTGGAAAATTGAAGTTACTGACAACATTAAAAATGAAGAACATCAATATATAGGTTACGTCTCACTTATTAAATAA